Part of the Mycobacteriales bacterium genome is shown below.
AACGCCACGAACAGGCCGCCGGGCCCGATCCGGCGCGAGTCCAGCTCCACGTCGCCGGTGATCAGCACGGACGGGTCGGGCGCGTCGGCGAGCACACCGCCGACCACGGCCGCGATCTCGGCCAGGCTCAGAGGGATCACCGGCCGACGCTCCCGGTCAGTTCCTCCAGCGCGGCCCGCAACACGGCCCGGTCATCGAACGGGTGCACCACGCCGGCGATCTCCTGCCCCTGCTCGTGACCCTTGCCGGCCACCACGACGGCGTCGCCCGGCCGGGCCCGCCGGACCGCCTCGGCCACCGCGGCCCGCCGGTCCGGCACCTCGACGACCTCGGCCGCGCCGGCGACCGTCCGGGCCCCGGCCAGGACGGCCGCCCGGATCGCGGCCGGGTCCTCCGAGCGCGGGTTGTCGTCGGTGACCAGCAGCAGGTCCGAGCCGGCCGCACCGGCCGCGCCCATCAGCGGGCGCTTGTCCCGGTCCCGGTCGCCGCCGGCGCCCAGCACCAGGATCAGCCGGCCGCGTACGTCCGGCCGCAGCGCGGCGAGCAGCCGCTCGACCGCGACCGGGGTGTGCGCGTAGTCGACCACCGCGACGTACCCCTGGCCGAGGTCGACCCGCTCCAGCCGTCCCGGCACGCCCCGGGCGGCCACCCCGCGGGCCGCGACCGCCGCCGGTACGCCCACGGTGGCCAGCGTCGCGATCGCCAGGATCCCGTTCGCCACGTTGAAGCTGCCCGGCATCCGGACCGAGGCCGGCAGGTCGACCCCGGGCCCGTGCACCCGGAACGCGGTCGAACCGGACGGGTCGGGCCGGATGTCCGCCGCCTGCCAGGCCGCCTGGTTCGCGGCGGCCGACACCGTGACCGTGCCCGGCTTGACCAGCCGCTGCCCGTACGGGTCGTCGACGGTGACGATCTCGTACGCGCAGCGCCCGTCGAAGAGCATCGCCTTGGCCGCGAAGTAGTCCTCCATCGACTTGTGGAAGTCGAGGTGGTCCTGGGACAGGTTGGTGAACGCGCCGGCGGTGAACCGGGTGCCGTCGACCCGGCCGAGGGCCAGCGCGTGGCTGGAGACCTCGATCGCGACCGCGGTCACCCCGCGCTCCGCCATCACCGC
Proteins encoded:
- a CDS encoding UDP-N-acetylmuramoyl-L-alanyl-D-glutamate--2,6-diaminopimelate ligase, which encodes MSGTSPPRPIRPQPHRLAELATALGLPIPVRDAVVTGVTHDSSAVRPGDLLAALPGSRTHGARFAAAAAAAGAAAIFTDPAGADLAAGTGLPLLVADRPRALLGALSAAVYGDPTAGMLVIGVTGTNGKTTTAYLLEEGLVAGGHTTGLVGTIETRVAGTAVPSTRTTPEATDLQATFAVMAERGVTAVAIEVSSHALALGRVDGTRFTAGAFTNLSQDHLDFHKSMEDYFAAKAMLFDGRCAYEIVTVDDPYGQRLVKPGTVTVSAAANQAAWQAADIRPDPSGSTAFRVHGPGVDLPASVRMPGSFNVANGILAIATLATVGVPAAVAARGVAARGVPGRLERVDLGQGYVAVVDYAHTPVAVERLLAALRPDVRGRLILVLGAGGDRDRDKRPLMGAAGAAGSDLLLVTDDNPRSEDPAAIRAAVLAGARTVAGAAEVVEVPDRRAAVAEAVRRARPGDAVVVAGKGHEQGQEIAGVVHPFDDRAVLRAALEELTGSVGR